One Natrinema longum genomic window, CCGACCAGCCGAGCCGGTCGTCGGCCGCCGCGACCAGGTCGGTGACCGAATCGATCACGACCACGCTATCCGCCGCGTGGTCGGTCAGGTACTCCCCCAGCGCCTCGAGGACGTCGGTCCGGTCGTTGTGACTGCCGAGTTCGGTGATGTCGGCCATGCTCTCGGCGTACCAGTCGGTCGGGACGGGCGTCAGCTGGAAGTACTCCTCGGCGAACTCGACGTACGTCACGTCGTCCATCCCCGTCCGGACGAGTTCGTCGTCCATGACGAACTCCATCTCGGTGACGACGGCACTCCGTTCGTCGGTAAACGAGACGTAGTGGACGTCGTCGGGAACCGTCGTGCCGGGCTCGAGGTCGCCGTAGTAGAGATCGAACAGTTCGGGATCGGCACCGATGAGCCCGGTCATCGCGGCGCTCGTGTAACAGAACTCCCGCGCGCCGGCCCCGGGTTCGCCCGCCAGAAGGACGACGCTCCCGGTCGGTGCCCCTCCACCGATCATCCGATCGAGCCGCGAGATTCCCAGCGGCATCCGCTCCATACGTGTCCGTTCAGTCGGATCCGCTTACGTGTTGTGGGCAACTCCCGCTTCGTTGACGGGCGTCGAGAGCGGGTCGACCGCTGGCGTCACTCGTCCGGCCGAACGCGAGCCCCGGTCTCGGTCGCCGCCGTGAGAACGACCGTTCCCTCGAGTCCGCGGGCCGCGAGCGCGTCTTCGGCCGCAGCCGT contains:
- a CDS encoding RAD55 family ATPase produces the protein MERMPLGISRLDRMIGGGAPTGSVVLLAGEPGAGAREFCYTSAAMTGLIGADPELFDLYYGDLEPGTTVPDDVHYVSFTDERSAVVTEMEFVMDDELVRTGMDDVTYVEFAEEYFQLTPVPTDWYAESMADITELGSHNDRTDVLEALGEYLTDHAADSVVVIDSVTDLVAAADDRLGWSDLTVLLKGLKRASHRWGGLILLLVNSELLEQTELGRLKEATDGTLLFEWESGGSERARTLVVEQFRGVLSRLEDEDIVRFETEIHDGGFDISNVRKIR